TGACATACTGCATCTCTATACAAAGTTTCAAACAATTGGGTATAACATTCGTCAAACCACAGACATACAAATCTTTAGGGTCGTTTATCTCGAAACAAGGTTTTGGGGACTTAGAACACACTGGTTCTCAGGCGACGAAATGATAACCCCTAGGATGCGGTAGGtctatattttcatgaaaccatATTCCAATGTACTTATATGCCGTGCACTAAtcttaacaatatttcaatggTACAGCGTTGTTATCAGTCATTCGTTTAAGTTATTCGTGTCAAGGTTTGTAATAATAATTTACCAAGATACTGAATGGTACATGCATCTGAACACTGGACACCTGTAATCTGGATTCTAATGTCATTAGATACATCACATAAATGAACAAATTTCATAATACAAAAGTACATATGAATTCTTAGATCTACCTAAAggcaacatttcaaaacataaggATGGTAAGTGATCAGATCTGGTACACTGCAGGAGCAATTTACTGGCAATAGGTCAAGAAATTTATGCATACACACTAACAGATACAGTCTCACACACCAGAACGAACTTCAGCTCTttgtgttaagtttaaatgtgTTTAAACTGTGTCAAGTTAATCTTTGTTTCAGGTTCCAGTTCAGGTATTGGGGCAGGAATTGCCGTAGCGTTTGCAAAGGAGGGAGCCAAGCTGTCCTTGACTGGTAGGAACCAGAAGAACTTGGAGGAAGTGGTCAAGGACTGCAAGAAGGCGGGATGTCAGGTCAGTAGAAATCATTCAAGAATATCACCACCATCTTACCCATTAAAGCATAGCCCCAATAGTCAAAGGTGTCACTATTCCTTTGGACTGTGAAAGCTATGTCCAGTTTGCGAACCAGGTCGTGAACTTTCCTCACAACCAAATTGaagaatattacattgtttcGAAATACTATATCGTTATGATGATCAGTTTTCTATTTTAGGATGTTCTCACAAACGTGGGTGACATCACGCAGGATGACTTCAGAAGGACTCTCGTTGACACAACCAAGAAGAAGTTCGGGAAAATAGATATACTGGTGATTATACTTCGGCTTTTGCTGAATCACTAGAGGATCTAAAAATAAGTACCGTCTGTAGTATCACGATAGTTGTTcttgttttgattgtttgacaCTGGAAATGTGATTGTTTAAGGAACGATCCATGCTGTAGGGATACTGTGAGGTGCATTTACCAAAGCCACCGATTCTGAACACTCGTTCCATTAAATCGCCTCACTGGACAAACACGGGTTTCATTAACATCATCTCAAACCCCAATATCCATGGGATGCTTATGTTGATCTGATGTGAAACATGGAAGTGTATAGCATAAACACAGATACACTGCAATGAGGACCTAATCAAATAAATCACGACAGATTGAAATAAAAACGCATATACTCGTCACATGAAAATTTCAAAGTATTTTATCTTCGGTGAGACGAGCGGACGATTCAACCATAAATAGTCCATAAAATGTTTGatggtcagtgggtagttgatGGATAATACCTTGTCATAAAACGTGCGGGTTTGGGACGTTGCTCATGTTGTCAATCGCCGGGTTTTAcggactcgaatatttacaatcAGACACGTTTTAGTTGTGTACATAGTATGATGCTACCcaaaacgaaaacaaacaaTCTGTGTTTAGGTGAACAATGCGGGGATCGGAGGCATGAATCAGCTGACATCACTGACCAAAGAAGAGTACGATAAGTTGATGGCTGTAAACGTAGAGGCACCCTTGTTTTTGACACAGTTAGCTGCACCACATTTAATTGAAACTAAAGGTACCTTTCTATATGAATGTGAATGCATGATTTTTATCCTTTTTGGAAtggtttattttgaaaacaaaggGAAGAAACTGTCTAAAGATTTATACACAAAATCAGTTGTTCCTTGGCCTATATGTTGTACCTCCTGGAGAGGTCTTTTCAGTACAAACTGATCATAATTCACAGATTCAGTGAAAACATTGTGTGTCTTGGGGCTTTGATCAAACATACTGAGTCCAAAAGAAATGACTTTTAAAAACTTATTCTAACAACTGATTCTCAACTTGTCTACAGGGTCGTAATatgtaaaacatgatatttcagcTTTCGTCCTGATGATGTTAATATGTTTGTACATTCACATTAGGATTTAGTTTGATAAGATGTTCTTTTTTCAGGAAACGTGGTCAATAATTCGAGTTGCGTCACGTCTATGACTGTGAGTGTAATGCTGACGAATACAAGATGATAGAATACCCTGTGAAACTAAACCtcttttgtcatgttttcacATTAAGA
This genomic stretch from Haliotis asinina isolate JCU_RB_2024 chromosome 4, JCU_Hal_asi_v2, whole genome shotgun sequence harbors:
- the LOC137282063 gene encoding dehydrogenase/reductase SDR family member 4-like → MALCGKIAIITGSSSGIGAGIAVAFAKEGAKLSLTGRNQKNLEEVVKDCKKAGCQDVLTNVGDITQDDFRRTLVDTTKKKFGKIDILVNNAGIGGMNQLTSLTKEEYDKLMAVNVEAPLFLTQLAAPHLIETKGNVVNNSSCVTSMTVLFICDEFLIDMLVHCPKCWLH